GGCCTCCTCCGTCGCCACCGACCGGCTGCGGGAGATCGAGCGCGAGCTCGCCCCGCTGGAGTCCGCGCACGCCGACGCGCTGCGCCTGGACCCCGAGCTGTTCGCCCGCATCGACGCCGTGCACGCCCAGCGGCACGGAGTCGACGGAGAGGGCCGGACCCTCGACGCGGAGGCCGTCCGGCTGGTGGAGCGCTACCACCTGGACTTCGTGCTCTCCGGTGCCCGGCTGGACGCCGACGGCCGCGACCGGCTCACCGGGCTGAACCGGGAGCTGTCGGAGCTGTCGACGACCTTCGGGCAGAACCTGCAGCTGGCCAGCGAGGCGGCGGCCGTGCTGGTTGGCGACGCCGCCGAGCTCGACGGCCTCACCGAGGCCGAGGTCGCCGCGGCGGCCCGCGCCGCCGCCGACCGTGGCGTGGACGGCTTCCTGCTCCCGCTGCTGCTGCCCACCGGGCAGCCGGTGCTGGCCAAGCTGCGCGACCGGCGGCTGCGGCGGCGGGTGTTCGAGGCCTCGGTGGGCCGGGCGTCCGGCGGCGCGCACGACAACGGCCCGGTCGCGGTGCGCATCGCCCGGGTCCGTGCCGAGCGGGCCCGGTTGCTGGGCTTCGCCACCCACGCCGACCTGGTGCTCGCCGACCAGACCGCCGGCAGCACGCAGGCCGTCGACGCGATGCTGGCCCGGATGGTGGGGCCGTCGGTGGCCAACGCGCAGGCCGAGGCCGCGGCGCTCGGCGAGGTGGCCGCCCGCGACGGCGTCGGCGAGCTCGCCCCCTGGGACTGGGCCTTCTACAGCGAGCGGGTGCGCGCCGAGCGGTACTCCGTCGACACCGCGGCGCTCAAACCGTGGTTCGAGCTGGACCGGGTCCTGGTCGACGGCGTCTTCGCCGCCGCCGAGCGGCTCTACGGCTACCGCTTCACCGCGCGGCCGGACCTGGTCGGCTACCACCCCGACGTCCGCGTCTGGGAGGTCACCGACGCCGCCGGCGCGACCATCGGCCTCTACCTCGGCGACTTCTTCGCCCGGGAGGGCAAGCGCGGCGGTGCCTGGATGAGCTCGTTCGTCACCCAGTCCCGGCTGCTGGACACCCGGCCGGTGGTGGTCAACAACCTCAACGTCGCCCGGGGAGCCGACGGGCAGCCCACGCTGCTCACCCTCGACGAGGTCACCACCCTGTTCCACGAGTTCGGTCACACGCTGCACGGCCTGAGCTCCGCGGTGACCTACCCCCGGTTCGCCGGCACCAGCGTGCCCCGCGACTTCGTCGAGTTCCCCAGCCAGGTCAACGAGATGTGGATGCTCTGGCCGGAGGTGCTGGCCGGCTATGCCCGTCACGTGGACACCGGCGAGCCGCTGCCGGCGTCCGTGGTGGAGGCCATCGAGGGCGCGCAGCTGTGGGGCGAGGGGTTCGGCACGCTGGAGTACCTGGCGGCCACCCTGCTCGACCAGGCCTGGCACCGGATCACCCCGGAGACCGAGGTCGGGGACGCGCAGGAGTTCGAGCGGGCCGCCCTGGAGGCGGCCGGGGTCGCCCACCACCTGGTGCCGCCGCGGTACCGGACGACGTACTTCCAGCACGTCTTCGCCGGGGGGTACGCGGCCGGCTACTACTCCTACATCTGGTCGGAGGTGCTCGACGCGGACACCGTGGAGTGGTTCCGGGAGAACGGCGGCCTGCGCCGGGAGAACGGCGAGGTCTTCCGCTCCCGACTGCTCGCCGTCGGCGGCTCGGTCGACCCGCTGGCCGCCTTCCGCGCCGTCCGCGGCCGCGACGCCGACCCGACCCCGCTGCTGCGCCGCCGCGGGCTGCTCGGCGCCAGCTGATGCGGCCACCGGGTGGGGGCCGGAGGCCTCCGGACGGTGAGCCGCGGGTGAGCTCAGCGCTGCGTCGGCCCCCTGCAGGGTCCCGCGGCGAGCGTGCGAGTGGCGGGGGGCAGGGGGTCCTTCTGGGCACGTGGCCGCGGTGCGGTCCGGTAGGACCGCAGTGTCACAGCCAGGGCAGGCCCAGCACGGCGTCGAGGTCGTCGGGGGCCTCACCCTCGCGGACCAGCCGGTTGGGCTGGCGGTGGCCGCAGGCCGTGCAGCGGTGCACCACCTGCCAGCCCTTGCCGGACTTCTCCACCAGCCCGACCGGCTCCATCGGCGCCCGGCACTCGCTGGCCCGGTCGCCGGGCAGGTCGTCGACGTGCAGCGACCACAGGCACACCGGGCAGTGGTTGCGGTAGTGCCCGTCGGTGTTCGCCGGCACCGCCGAGCCGCAGTGCACGCAGGCGAAGCCGGTGTTCTCCGCCCGCCGGGACCGCGCGGGCCGGGTCACCGGTCCTCCTCGTTGGCGCTCGTCGGCCCGGTGCCCCAGGGTGCTGTGTTCTGGTGTGACCTCGCACGCTCGGTCACGTGCGCGCCCGCGTCAGGGGACGAACGGCTCGACGGCGACGACGTCGACGGTGATGTCGCGGCCGTTCGGCGCCTGGTAGGTGACCGTGGAGCCCGGCGCGGCACCGAGGATGGCCGAGCCCAGCGCCGACTCCGGTGAGTAGACCTGCAGCCCCGTCGTCCCGGCGATCTCGCGGGAGCCGAGGAGGAACTTCTCGGTCTCCTCCTCGCCCTGGAACCGGATGGTGATCACGGTGCCGGTGGCGGCGTGCGTCGCGGTGGTGGGGGCGTTGCCGACCCGCGCCTTGCGCAGCAGGTCCTCCAGCTGGCGGATGCGGGCCTCCTGCTTGCCCTGCTCGTCCTTGGCCGCGTGGTAGCCGCCGTTCTCGCGGAGGTCGCCCTCCTCGCGGCGGGCGTTGATCTCCGCGGCCATGGCCGGGCGGCCGGCCACCAGCTGGTCGAGCTCGGCCCTGAGCCGGTCGTGCGCCTCCTGGGTCAGCCAGACGCCCTGCTGCTGCTCGTCGGTCGGGGTGGACACGGCAGTGCTCCTGAAAAGTCGGTGGCCGCCCCCCGGTGGGGAGCGGCCGCGTTCAGAAGGTCCAACGTAACACCGCCCGCCGGGTCGGTGTGCCCTGCGCACCCGGCGGTGCGGGCCGCAGGGTGGCGTGACGAGCGCCACGCGCCCCGGGTCGGCGGGCGAAGCGGCACCCGCCGTCACCGGTGGATGATGGACCGGTGACCGACGCGGACCCGTTGCGCCTGCTCGCCGTGCACGCCCACCCCGACGACGAGTCGAGCAAGGGCGCCGCGACCATGGCCAAGTACGTCGCCGAGGGGGTCCGGGTCCTGGTGGCGACCTGCACGGGCGGCGAGCGTGGCTCGGTGCTCAACCCGGCGCTGGACCGGCCCGAGGTCTGGCAGCGGCTGCCGGAGATCCGCCGCGACGAGATGGCCCGCGCCCGGGAGATCCTCGGTGTCGAGCAGGAGTTCCTCGGGTTCGTCGACTCCGGCCTGCCCGAGGGCGACCCGCTGCCGCCTCTGCCCGAGGACTGCTTCGCGCTGGTCCCGACCGAGCAGGCGGCGGCGCCGCTGGTCGAGCTGATCCGCCGGTTCAGGCCGCACGTCATCACCACCTACGACGAGCGCGGCGGCTACCCGCACCCGGACCACATCAAGACCCACGAGATCTCGGTGCACGCCTTCGACGCCGCCGGCGACCCGGACCGCCACCCCGAGCTGGGCGAGCCGTGGCAGCCGCTCAAGCTCTACTACCACATGAGCTTCTCGCTGCCCCGGCTGCGGGCGCTGCACGAGGCGATCCTCGCCTCGGGGGCCGAGTCGCCCTACGCCGAGTGGCTGGCGGGCTGGGACCCGGAGCGCGACATCTCCCACCGGGTGACCACGAAGGTGCCCTGCGCGGAGTACTTCGCCGTCCGGGACGCCGCGCTGATCGCGCACGCCACCCAGATCGACCCGGCCGGCCGCTGGTTCGCCTGCCCGCTGGAGGTCCAGCAGCGCGTCTGGCCGACCGAGGACTACGAGCTGGCCCGGTCGGTCGTGGACTCGACCGTCCCCGAGGACGACCTGTTCGCCGGCGTCCGGAGCGAGGTGGGTGTGCGATGACCGGTCTGGTCCTGCTGGCCGCGGAGCAGCAGCAGCTCCCCGAGGACGTCGGCAAGTCCGGCCCCATCGGTGCGCTCCTGACCGTGCTGATCTTCATCGCCATCCTGCTGCTGGTGCGGTCGATGACCACCCACCTCAAGCGGGTGCCGCGCAGCTTCGACACCGAGGACGACGGGCCGCAGGTCGTCGTGCCGGACACCCCGGCCGAGCTCATCGACGGCCCTCCCGCGCCCGGGCAGGACCTGCTGGACACGCTGCGGCGGGCGCCGCGAGCCATCGAGGGGCCCCGCCGCGACGACGGCGAGCCGGACGCCACCCGGGACTGACCCCTCGCAGGCCGCGGCGTCCCCGGACCCCTCCGGGTGAGGCGCCCACCTCGACCGGACACCGCCCGCCACCGTGCGGGTGAGGATGCCGGGATGGCCCAGCGACGGCACGACCCCGAGCGCGACGTGCCCCCGCCGGGGTTCGGGCGGGCCGGCACGCGCGCCCTGGAGATCGCCGAGAACGTCGTCTACGCCGGCATCGCCCTGCTGCTCGTGGTGGCAGCACTGGCGCTGCTGGTGCTGGCCGGGCGGACCGCGTGGACCCTGACCGGCGACCTCGCCGAGCAGCCGCTGCTGGAGCTGCTCGACGTGCTGCTCCTGGTGTTCATCGTCGTCGAGCTGCTGTTCGCCGTCCGGACGACGGTGGAGAAGCGCGAGCTGGTCGCCGAGCCGTTCCTCGTCATCGGCGTGATCGCCTCGATCAAGGAGATCGTCGTGCTGTCGGTCGAGGCGGCCGGCGTGGTGGGCGAGGGCGCGGTGTTCACCGACCGGATGGTCGAGATCGCCGTGCTGGGCGTGCTGGTCGCCCTGCTCGGGATCACCTCGCTGCTGCTGCGCCGCAAGGAACGCGAGCCCGACGAGGGCGAGGGTGGCACGCCGGAGGCCCGCGCGGCCTGAGGAGGTGCCCCGTCCGCTGTCGGCGCAAGCGGACCGCTCCCGGACGCCGACGCATCGACGTACCGTGTAAGCGTGTAATCAACCCCTCAGGGAGGTCGTCGTGCACGCACACCACCATCGTTCCTCTGACACCACCTCCGGCGGCATGCGCGGCGGGTGGCGCGGCCCCGGCGGCCGGGGCCGTGGCCCCGGCGGTCGCGGTCGCGGCGGCGACGCGCCGCCACCGGTCGACCGCGCCGAGGTCGCCGGCTGGTTCGCCGGGCGGCTGCCCGACGGCTGGTTCACCGGACCGGCCGAGCTGACCGTCGACCGCGACGAGATCACCGTCGTCGGCACCCTGGCCGAGCCGGACGCCGGCGCGGGGGACGCCGCGGCGGCGCGGGCCGGCCGGATCGCGCGGTTCCGCGAGGAGACCCGCGAGCAGCGCATGGCCGTCGCCGACGCCGCACAGGCCCGCTACGGCCGCTCGGTCGCGTGGGGTGCGACCTGCGGCGACGTCCGGGAGGTGTTCACCAACCTCTCGGTGCCGGTCATGACCCGGCTGCGCCAGCCCGAGCGGCTGGTGCTGGACACGCTCGTGGACGCCGGGGTCGCCCGGTCGCGGTCCGAGGCGCTGGCCTGGGCCGTCCGGCTGGTCGCGCAGAACACCGACGCGTGGCTGGGGGAGCTGCGCGCGGCGATGGCCTCGGTCGAGGAGGTCCGGACGCGCGGCCCGGTGGTCGACTGAGTCCTGCCCGGCCGGGCGGTCCCCGCCGTCCGGCTGGGGACGGGGACACTGGGGTCGTGCCAGCCAGCGCCGCCGTCCCCGCCGCCACCGACGTCCTCGTGGTCGGTGCCGGCCCGGCGGGGTCGGCGGCCGCCGCGTGGGCGGCGCGGGCCGGGCACGACGTCGTCCTGGCCGACGCCGCCGTCTTCCCCCGGGACAAGGCCTGCGGCGACGGGCTGACCCCACGGGCGATCGCCGAGCTGGACCGCCTCGGGCTGGGCGGGTGGGCCCGCTCCCGGGCGCGCAACCGCGGCCTGCGCGCCGCCGGGTTCGGGCGCACCTGGGAGCTGCCCTGGCCCGGTGGGGCCTTCCCCGACCACGGCAGCGCGGTGCCGCGCACCGAGCTCGACGCCCGGATCCGCGAGGTGGCACTGACCGCCGGCGCCGTCCCGCTGGAGGGCGCCCGGGCCGTCGACGTCGAGCGCGACGGCGACCGGGTGACCGGCGTGGTGTTCGAGCTGGCCGACGAGGAGACCGTCACCGTCGGCTGCCGGAGGCTGGTCGTGGCCGACGGGGTGCGCTCCCCGCTGGGCCGGCTGCTCGGCCGGGAGTGGCACCGCGACACCGCCTACGGCGTCGCCGTCCGCGGCTACGCGCGCTCCGGGCGGGCGGACGACGAGTGGATCTCCTCGCACCTGGAGCTGCGCGGCACCGAGGGGGAGCTGCTCTCCGGCTACGGCTGGGTCTTCCCGCTGGGTGCGGCCTCCGGGCAGGTCAACGTCGGCGTCGGCACGCTGGCCACCGCCCGCCGTCCGGCCGGGGTGCAGCTCAAGGCGCTCATCGAGGTCTACGCCGACGCGCGCCGGGAGGACTGGCGGCTCGAGGGCCCGGTGCAGGCCCCGGCGTCGGCGCTGCTGCCGATGGGCGGGGCGGTCTCGGGGGTGGCCGGCCGCAACTGGGCGCTGGTCGGCGACGCGGCCGGCTGCGTCAACCCGCTCAACGGCGAGGGCATCGACTACGGGCTGGAGACCGGCCGCGAGCTGGTCGGGCTCCTCGGCGAGGACGACTGGACGGCCGCCTGGCCGGCGGTCCTGCGCCGGCACTACGGCGAGGCGTTCTCCATCGCCCGCCGGCTGGCCGGGCTGCTCACCGTGCCGCGCTTCCTGCCCGCGGCCGGCCCGGTCGGCATGCGCTCGCGCCCGCTGATGACCGTCGCGCTGCGGGTGATGGGCAACCTGGTCACCGACGAGGACCGCGACCTCGTCGCCCGTGCCTGGCGCGCCGCCGGCCGGGCGTCCGTGCGCGCCGACGACCGGCCACCGTTCGGCTGAGGACGGCCCCGACACGCAGGCCGACGCCGTTGTCCTGACTAGTACGCGGTGCGCGGTAGTGTGCACCGCACAGGTGAGGAACGGAGGCGCAGTGGACACGACACAACTGCTCAAGGGAGTGCTCGACCTGGCCGTGCTGGCCGTCCTGTCGGGCGAGGACGGCTACGGCTACGACGTCGTGCGCCGGTTGCGCGCCGGTGGCCTGGACGACGTCGGCGACGCGTCGGTCTACGGCACGCTGCGCCGGCTGTACGCCGCCGGTCACCTGACCTCCTACGTCGTCCCCTCCGCGGAGGGGCCGCACCGCAAGTACTACGGGCTCAACGCCTCCGGGCGGGCCCAGCTCGAGGTCTCGACCAAGACGTGGAAGGGGTTCGCCGCCACGCTGTCGGCGCTGCTCCCCGACGAACCGGAGGTGGCGGCATGAGCAGCCCGACGGACAGCGGCGTCCTGGCCGGGGCGCGGGCGCGTGCGGAGGCGCGGACCTACGCCCAGGCGGTCCGCGCGGAGCTGGCGGCGCTGTCGCCCGACCGCGTCGCCGAGCTGCTCGACGACCTCGAGGACCACCTCGCCGAGGTCGCGGCCGAGGACGGACGCTCACTCGAGGCGCGGCTGGGCTCGCCGGCCGACTACGCGCGCGAGCTGTGCGCGGCGGCCGGCCTGACGGTCGGCCCACCCGCACGCCCGGCCCGCGGGGCGGCGCTGGTGGACCGGCTGGGGCGGGCGCGCGCCTGGCCCGGGGTACACGAGGCGCTGCGCTTCCTGCCCGAGCTGCGGCCCGCGTGGTGGGTCGTGCGGGCGTGGGCGGCGGTGACCGTCGTCGACGTCGTCTTCGTCGGCGGGACCTCCTTCCCGCTGCCGACGCTGGGGCTGGGGCCGGTCGGCTGGGTGGTCACCGCCCTGGCGGTCGCCTGGTCGGTGCGGCTGGGGCTGCGGTCGCGCGCCGCCGGCCGCGAGCCGGACCGGCGGGTACTCCTGCTGAACGCCGGACTC
This window of the Geodermatophilus sp. DSM 44513 genome carries:
- a CDS encoding PadR family transcriptional regulator, with translation MDTTQLLKGVLDLAVLAVLSGEDGYGYDVVRRLRAGGLDDVGDASVYGTLRRLYAAGHLTSYVVPSAEGPHRKYYGLNASGRAQLEVSTKTWKGFAATLSALLPDEPEVAA
- a CDS encoding HAAS signaling domain-containing protein yields the protein MSSPTDSGVLAGARARAEARTYAQAVRAELAALSPDRVAELLDDLEDHLAEVAAEDGRSLEARLGSPADYARELCAAAGLTVGPPARPARGAALVDRLGRARAWPGVHEALRFLPELRPAWWVVRAWAAVTVVDVVFVGGTSFPLPTLGLGPVGWVVTALAVAWSVRLGLRSRAAGREPDRRVLLLNAGLGLLTAVAVVAVADGPEVASAEPVYVEQFGTGGLTHGDGTPITDIRPYSSDGEPLSGVLLYDQDGRPVDDLSTHDAEGAEVPPAPGPPRPANAYPQRQVVAPATTPVPTPAAPTPGPSEPPAPGTP
- the mca gene encoding mycothiol conjugate amidase Mca translates to MTDADPLRLLAVHAHPDDESSKGAATMAKYVAEGVRVLVATCTGGERGSVLNPALDRPEVWQRLPEIRRDEMARAREILGVEQEFLGFVDSGLPEGDPLPPLPEDCFALVPTEQAAAPLVELIRRFRPHVITTYDERGGYPHPDHIKTHEISVHAFDAAGDPDRHPELGEPWQPLKLYYHMSFSLPRLRALHEAILASGAESPYAEWLAGWDPERDISHRVTTKVPCAEYFAVRDAALIAHATQIDPAGRWFACPLEVQQRVWPTEDYELARSVVDSTVPEDDLFAGVRSEVGVR
- a CDS encoding phosphate-starvation-inducible PsiE family protein; protein product: MAQRRHDPERDVPPPGFGRAGTRALEIAENVVYAGIALLLVVAALALLVLAGRTAWTLTGDLAEQPLLELLDVLLLVFIVVELLFAVRTTVEKRELVAEPFLVIGVIASIKEIVVLSVEAAGVVGEGAVFTDRMVEIAVLGVLVALLGITSLLLRRKEREPDEGEGGTPEARAA
- a CDS encoding geranylgeranyl reductase family protein, with protein sequence MPASAAVPAATDVLVVGAGPAGSAAAAWAARAGHDVVLADAAVFPRDKACGDGLTPRAIAELDRLGLGGWARSRARNRGLRAAGFGRTWELPWPGGAFPDHGSAVPRTELDARIREVALTAGAVPLEGARAVDVERDGDRVTGVVFELADEETVTVGCRRLVVADGVRSPLGRLLGREWHRDTAYGVAVRGYARSGRADDEWISSHLELRGTEGELLSGYGWVFPLGAASGQVNVGVGTLATARRPAGVQLKALIEVYADARREDWRLEGPVQAPASALLPMGGAVSGVAGRNWALVGDAAGCVNPLNGEGIDYGLETGRELVGLLGEDDWTAAWPAVLRRHYGEAFSIARRLAGLLTVPRFLPAAGPVGMRSRPLMTVALRVMGNLVTDEDRDLVARAWRAAGRASVRADDRPPFG
- a CDS encoding M3 family metallopeptidase, which translates into the protein MSAVPASAALSADNPLSAPSPLPLQLPPFADLTLEHCREAVLAGMAEQRAEVAAIVTAPDVPTFENTVVALERSGRLYRRAGAVFHNLASSVATDRLREIERELAPLESAHADALRLDPELFARIDAVHAQRHGVDGEGRTLDAEAVRLVERYHLDFVLSGARLDADGRDRLTGLNRELSELSTTFGQNLQLASEAAAVLVGDAAELDGLTEAEVAAAARAAADRGVDGFLLPLLLPTGQPVLAKLRDRRLRRRVFEASVGRASGGAHDNGPVAVRIARVRAERARLLGFATHADLVLADQTAGSTQAVDAMLARMVGPSVANAQAEAAALGEVAARDGVGELAPWDWAFYSERVRAERYSVDTAALKPWFELDRVLVDGVFAAAERLYGYRFTARPDLVGYHPDVRVWEVTDAAGATIGLYLGDFFAREGKRGGAWMSSFVTQSRLLDTRPVVVNNLNVARGADGQPTLLTLDEVTTLFHEFGHTLHGLSSAVTYPRFAGTSVPRDFVEFPSQVNEMWMLWPEVLAGYARHVDTGEPLPASVVEAIEGAQLWGEGFGTLEYLAATLLDQAWHRITPETEVGDAQEFERAALEAAGVAHHLVPPRYRTTYFQHVFAGGYAAGYYSYIWSEVLDADTVEWFRENGGLRRENGEVFRSRLLAVGGSVDPLAAFRAVRGRDADPTPLLRRRGLLGAS
- the greA gene encoding transcription elongation factor GreA encodes the protein MSTPTDEQQQGVWLTQEAHDRLRAELDQLVAGRPAMAAEINARREEGDLRENGGYHAAKDEQGKQEARIRQLEDLLRKARVGNAPTTATHAATGTVITIRFQGEEETEKFLLGSREIAGTTGLQVYSPESALGSAILGAAPGSTVTYQAPNGRDITVDVVAVEPFVP
- a CDS encoding RNHCP domain-containing protein, which produces MTRPARSRRAENTGFACVHCGSAVPANTDGHYRNHCPVCLWSLHVDDLPGDRASECRAPMEPVGLVEKSGKGWQVVHRCTACGHRQPNRLVREGEAPDDLDAVLGLPWL